In Geminocystis sp. NIES-3708, a single window of DNA contains:
- a CDS encoding peroxiredoxin — MTLQLGDTVPNFTQASSIGDISFYDWAGDSWVVLFSHPADYTPVCTTELGTVASLQSEFQKRNVKTIALSVDDVESHKGWINDINETQNTTVNYPILADGDRKVADLYGMIHPNSLNNLTVRSVFIIDPNKKLRLTITYPASTGRNFDEILRVIDSLQLTDYHQVATPANWQDGGDCVVVPSISTEDAKVKFPKGVTEIKPYLRLTPQPNK, encoded by the coding sequence ATGACTTTACAATTAGGAGATACCGTCCCCAATTTTACTCAGGCTTCTAGTATCGGTGATATTTCTTTCTATGATTGGGCAGGAGATAGTTGGGTAGTATTATTTTCTCATCCTGCTGATTATACTCCCGTTTGTACCACTGAATTGGGTACTGTCGCTAGTTTACAATCTGAGTTTCAAAAACGTAACGTTAAAACTATCGCTTTAAGTGTTGATGATGTTGAATCTCATAAGGGTTGGATTAACGACATTAACGAAACTCAAAATACCACCGTTAATTATCCTATTCTTGCAGATGGCGATCGCAAAGTTGCTGATTTATATGGCATGATTCACCCTAACTCTTTAAATAATCTTACCGTTAGAAGCGTTTTCATTATCGATCCCAACAAAAAATTACGTTTAACCATTACTTACCCTGCCAGTACTGGGCGTAACTTTGATGAAATTTTAAGAGTTATTGATTCTTTACAATTAACTGACTATCATCAAGTAGCAACTCCAGCTAACTGGCAAGATGGAGGAGATTGCGTCGTTGTGCCTTCTATTTCTACAGAAGATGCTAAAGTTAAATTTCCTAAAGGTGTCACAGAAATTAAACCTTATTTACGATTAACTCCTCAACCCAATAAATAA
- a CDS encoding CCA tRNA nucleotidyltransferase, with protein sequence MVLNTFIADNLPFDLDILPDDCYLVGGAVRDVLLNRFRNYLDLDFVLPHSSIETARNIANIYRAGFVILDHERFIARVVFPHATIDFAQQEGNSIENDLLRRDYTINAIAYHCQERKIIDPLKGKQDLEQGIIRMVSRQNLKDDPLRLLRGYRQACQLNFYIESETRQTIKELTPFLIKVAAERVNNELSYLLASENSSYWLKEAFKDGLLSLYWQNIDEKKIIYLKKIDFIIKHLQEKFSYFNNINNQSYSIVKLACLTDDNPEIAEKELLNLKYSRQEIKSVITIIKYTPSLLEKDFINNLSAQYFFFSAVGKVFPSLAIFALANDVNQDLINLLLNRYFDDNDSVAHPKPLLTGNDLMKFLKISPSPLIKQLLTDVQIAYIEGKFTDQNGALQWIINHRL encoded by the coding sequence ATGGTTTTAAATACTTTTATTGCTGATAATTTACCTTTTGATTTAGATATACTGCCTGATGATTGTTATTTAGTGGGTGGTGCAGTAAGAGATGTGTTACTTAATCGCTTCAGAAATTATTTAGATTTAGATTTTGTTTTACCTCATTCATCTATTGAAACCGCAAGAAATATCGCTAATATTTATCGTGCTGGTTTTGTGATTTTAGATCATGAAAGATTTATTGCGAGAGTAGTTTTTCCCCATGCTACTATTGATTTTGCTCAACAAGAAGGCAACTCTATTGAAAATGATTTGTTAAGACGAGATTATACGATTAATGCCATCGCTTATCATTGTCAAGAAAGAAAAATTATTGATCCTTTGAAGGGTAAACAAGACTTAGAACAAGGCATCATTAGGATGGTATCTCGTCAAAATTTGAAAGATGATCCTTTACGATTATTACGAGGTTATCGTCAGGCTTGTCAGCTTAATTTTTATATCGAATCAGAAACTCGTCAAACTATTAAAGAATTAACTCCTTTTTTAATCAAAGTTGCAGCGGAGAGAGTTAATAATGAATTGAGTTATTTATTAGCTAGTGAAAATAGTAGTTATTGGCTAAAAGAGGCTTTTAAAGATGGTTTATTATCTCTTTATTGGCAAAATATTGATGAAAAAAAAATTATTTATTTAAAAAAAATTGATTTTATAATTAAACATTTACAAGAAAAATTTAGTTATTTTAATAATATTAATAATCAAAGTTATAGTATTGTAAAATTAGCTTGTTTAACAGATGATAATCCAGAAATTGCCGAAAAAGAATTACTCAATCTTAAATATTCTCGTCAAGAAATTAAGAGTGTCATAACTATTATTAAATATACTCCTTCTTTATTAGAAAAAGATTTTATTAATAATTTATCGGCACAGTATTTTTTCTTTTCAGCCGTTGGGAAAGTATTTCCTAGTTTAGCAATTTTTGCCCTTGCAAATGATGTAAATCAAGATTTAATTAATCTATTGCTTAATCGTTATTTTGATGATAATGATTCTGTGGCACATCCTAAACCTTTACTTACGGGGAATGATTTAATGAAATTTTTGAAAATTTCTCCTAGTCCATTAATCAAACAATTATTAACAGATGTCCAAATTGCTTATATAGAAGGAAAATTTACTGATCAAAATGGAGCTTTACAATGGATAATAAACCATAGACTATAA
- the psbC gene encoding photosystem II reaction center protein CP43 has translation MVTLSNPIGGRDLESTGFAWWSGNARLINLSGKLLGAHVAHAGLIVFWAGAMTLFETAHFIPEKPMYEQGFILLPHVATLGWGVGAGGEVTDVFPFFVVGVLHLISSAVLGLGGLYHALRGPETLEEYSSFFGYDWKDKNQMTNIIGYHLILLGIGALLLVFKAMFFGGVYDTWAPGGGDVRVITNPTLNPAIIFGYLIKAPFGGEGWIVSVNNMEDIIGGHIWVGLTCIFGGIWHILTKPFGWARRALIWSGEAYLSYSLGALSLMGFIASTMVWYNNTAYPSEFYGPTGAEASQAQALTYLIRDQRLGANVGSAQGPTGLGKYLMRSPTGEIIFGGETMRFWDFRGPWLEPLRGPNGLDLDKVRNDIQPWQVRRAAEYMTHAPLGSLNSVGGVITDVNAFNYVSPRAWLATSHFTLGFFFLVGHLWHAGRARAAAGGFEKGIDRETEPTLSMPDLD, from the coding sequence GTGGTAACGCTCTCTAATCCGATTGGTGGTCGTGACCTAGAATCTACTGGTTTTGCTTGGTGGTCTGGTAATGCTAGACTTATCAACTTATCTGGTAAATTATTAGGTGCTCACGTTGCCCACGCAGGTCTAATTGTGTTTTGGGCAGGTGCAATGACCTTATTTGAAACTGCTCACTTCATCCCTGAAAAGCCCATGTACGAACAAGGCTTTATCTTATTACCCCACGTTGCCACTTTAGGCTGGGGTGTAGGTGCTGGTGGTGAAGTAACTGATGTTTTCCCTTTCTTTGTAGTTGGTGTTCTTCACCTTATCTCCTCTGCCGTTTTAGGCTTAGGTGGACTTTATCATGCTTTGCGTGGTCCTGAAACCTTAGAAGAATATTCTAGTTTCTTTGGTTATGACTGGAAAGATAAAAACCAAATGACCAATATTATTGGTTATCACTTAATCCTTCTCGGTATCGGTGCTTTATTACTCGTATTCAAAGCCATGTTTTTTGGCGGTGTTTATGATACTTGGGCCCCCGGTGGCGGTGATGTTCGTGTAATTACTAACCCAACTCTTAACCCTGCGATTATCTTTGGTTATTTAATCAAAGCTCCTTTCGGTGGAGAAGGTTGGATTGTTAGTGTTAACAACATGGAAGACATCATCGGTGGTCATATTTGGGTCGGTTTAACCTGTATCTTTGGTGGTATTTGGCACATCTTAACCAAGCCTTTTGGTTGGGCTCGTCGTGCTTTGATCTGGTCAGGTGAGGCTTATCTTTCTTATAGTTTAGGTGCTTTATCCTTAATGGGATTCATCGCTTCTACTATGGTATGGTACAACAACACCGCTTATCCTAGCGAATTCTATGGACCTACTGGTGCTGAAGCATCTCAAGCTCAAGCCTTAACCTACTTGATTCGTGACCAAAGACTAGGTGCTAACGTCGGTTCTGCTCAAGGCCCTACTGGTTTAGGTAAATACTTGATGCGCTCTCCTACTGGTGAAATCATCTTCGGTGGTGAAACCATGCGTTTCTGGGATTTCAGAGGTCCTTGGTTAGAGCCTCTTCGTGGTCCTAACGGTTTAGACTTAGATAAAGTAAGAAATGATATTCAGCCTTGGCAAGTACGTCGTGCTGCTGAATATATGACTCATGCTCCTTTAGGTTCTTTGAACTCTGTAGGTGGTGTTATCACTGACGTAAATGCTTTTAACTATGTATCTCCTCGTGCATGGTTAGCAACTTCTCACTTCACTTTAGGTTTCTTCTTCTTAGTTGGTCATTTATGGCACGCTGGAAGAGCTCGTGCTGCTGCTGGTGGTTTCGAGAAAGGAATTGATCGTGAAACCGAGCCAACTTTATCAATGCCTGATTTAGACTAA
- the psbD gene encoding photosystem II D2 protein (photosystem q(a) protein): MTIAVGRVPERGLFDTLDDWLKRDRFVFVGWSGILLFPCAYLALGGWLTGTTFVTSWYTHGLASSYLEGANFLTVAVSSPADVFGHSLLFLWGPEAQGSLTRWFQIGGLWPFVALHGAFALIGFMLRQFEISRLVGIRPYNAIAFSGPIAVFVSVFLMYPLGQSSWFFAPSFGVAGIFRFILFLQGFHNWTLNPFHMMGVAGILGGALLCAIHGATVENTLFQDGEQANTFRAFEPTQAEETYSMVTANRFWSQIFGIAFSNKRWLHFFMLFVPVTGLWMSSIGIVGLAFNLRAYDFVSQELRAAEDPEFETFYTKNILLNEGLRAWMAPQDQPHEKFVFPEEVLPRGNAL, translated from the coding sequence ATGACCATTGCAGTCGGACGTGTGCCTGAAAGAGGGTTGTTTGATACCCTTGATGACTGGCTCAAAAGAGACCGATTTGTATTCGTTGGTTGGTCTGGTATCCTACTATTCCCTTGTGCTTATTTAGCATTAGGTGGTTGGTTAACTGGTACTACCTTCGTTACTTCTTGGTACACCCATGGTTTAGCTAGTTCTTACCTTGAAGGTGCTAACTTCTTAACTGTAGCTGTATCATCCCCCGCTGATGTTTTTGGACACTCCTTACTATTTTTGTGGGGTCCTGAAGCTCAAGGCAGTTTAACTCGCTGGTTTCAAATCGGTGGTTTGTGGCCTTTCGTCGCATTACACGGAGCTTTTGCTTTAATTGGCTTCATGTTGCGTCAATTTGAGATTTCTCGTCTTGTAGGGATTCGTCCTTATAATGCCATCGCTTTCTCTGGTCCTATCGCTGTATTTGTAAGTGTTTTCTTAATGTATCCCCTCGGACAATCTAGCTGGTTTTTTGCTCCTTCTTTTGGAGTAGCAGGAATTTTCCGCTTTATCTTGTTCTTACAAGGATTTCATAACTGGACACTCAACCCCTTCCATATGATGGGTGTGGCAGGAATTTTAGGTGGTGCATTACTTTGTGCTATTCATGGTGCAACGGTAGAAAACACCTTATTCCAAGATGGTGAACAGGCAAACACTTTCCGCGCGTTTGAACCTACCCAAGCTGAAGAAACCTACTCCATGGTAACAGCTAACCGTTTCTGGTCTCAAATTTTTGGTATCGCATTCTCCAACAAACGTTGGTTACACTTCTTCATGTTGTTTGTACCTGTTACTGGTTTGTGGATGAGTTCCATTGGTATCGTTGGTTTAGCTTTTAACCTCCGTGCTTATGACTTCGTCTCTCAAGAATTAAGAGCGGCGGAAGATCCTGAATTTGAAACTTTCTACACCAAAAACATCCTATTAAACGAAGGGTTGCGCGCATGGATGGCGCCTCAAGATCAACCCCACGAAAAATTTGTATTCCCTGAGGAGGTACTTCCACGTGGTAACGCTCTCTAA